One genomic segment of Ancylobacter sp. IITR112 includes these proteins:
- a CDS encoding PQQ-dependent catabolism-associated beta-propeller protein — MNRQSLLSTSLAALAGLMLVDAIPAEASPRAFVTNERDHTMSVVDMATLKVTDTIKTGRRPRGIIASPDGKLIYVCASDDNRVEVYDAATLKLVKTLRSGPDPELFVLHPSGNPLYIANEDDNMVTVVNVENNDLIAEIPVGVEPEGMGISPDGKYMVNTSETTNMAHVVDTSNNEIIENILVDSRPRIAEFSKDGKQLWVSAEVGGTVAVIDPATWKIIKKISFKIPGVADDAIQPVGVRITKDGSKAFIALGPANRVAVVNAKTLEVEKYLLVGQRVWQLGFTPDEKFLLSTNGNSNDISVIDVADEKVTKSITVGRLPWGVVVVP, encoded by the coding sequence ATGAACCGACAGAGTCTGCTGTCCACCAGCCTCGCCGCGCTCGCCGGGCTGATGCTGGTCGATGCCATCCCGGCCGAGGCAAGCCCGCGCGCTTTCGTCACCAATGAGCGCGACCACACGATGAGCGTTGTCGACATGGCGACGCTCAAGGTCACCGACACCATCAAGACTGGCCGCCGCCCGCGCGGCATCATCGCCAGTCCGGACGGCAAGCTGATCTATGTCTGCGCCTCTGACGACAACCGCGTCGAGGTCTATGACGCGGCGACGCTGAAGCTGGTGAAGACGCTGCGCTCCGGCCCGGACCCCGAGCTTTTTGTGCTCCATCCCTCGGGCAACCCGCTCTACATCGCCAATGAAGACGACAACATGGTCACGGTGGTGAATGTCGAGAACAATGACCTGATCGCCGAAATCCCGGTCGGCGTCGAGCCGGAAGGCATGGGCATCAGCCCCGACGGCAAATATATGGTCAACACCTCCGAGACGACCAACATGGCGCATGTGGTCGATACCTCGAACAATGAGATCATCGAGAACATTCTGGTCGATTCCCGCCCGCGCATCGCCGAGTTCAGCAAGGACGGCAAGCAGCTCTGGGTGTCGGCGGAAGTCGGCGGCACGGTGGCGGTGATCGACCCCGCGACCTGGAAGATCATCAAGAAGATTTCCTTCAAGATCCCGGGCGTGGCGGACGATGCCATCCAGCCGGTCGGCGTGCGCATCACCAAGGATGGGTCCAAGGCGTTCATCGCGCTCGGACCGGCCAATCGGGTCGCGGTGGTGAATGCGAAGACGCTGGAGGTCGAGAAGTACCTGCTGGTCGGTCAGCGCGTGTGGCAGCTCGGCTTCACGCCGGACGAGAAGTTCCTGCTGTCGACCAATGGCAATTCCAACGACATCTCGGTGATCGACGTCGCCGATGAGAAGGTCACCAAGTCCATCACCGTCGGACGCCTTCCCTGGGGCGTGGTCGTGGTGCCGTGA
- a CDS encoding ABC transporter substrate-binding protein: MIRMASAVGATLMAMWCLTPAAAQEGTPPLSPTPPVSPAPLAAKPAATIGPEQTFLIGVVRQLPEPPPWIAPLQMPPDDLGIAGAELGIRDNMTSGRFLKLDYKLSSEIVPTDGDPLPAVAKLVEAGNRFILLDVPPDALLKIADTYKDRDIIFINVGATDDRLRQKDCRANVFHIAPSRSMLTDALAQFLVTKRWQNWFLMVGRTDNDKLYAEAVKRSAKKFGGKIVAEKTWDYGPDARATAQSEVPRGTQVGDYDLLIVADELGEFGDILPYNTWLPRPIAGTQGLMALSWHPTMENWGASQLQSRFFKQSKRMMQPLDFQMWQGVFAVGSASLKTRNSDPAKVEAQMLSPDYDLPVFKGVAASFRPWDHQLRQPILLTHATNTVTLSPQAGFLHQITPLDTLGFDRPETLCKFQ, encoded by the coding sequence ATGATCAGGATGGCAAGCGCCGTCGGCGCGACGCTTATGGCGATGTGGTGCCTGACGCCCGCCGCGGCGCAGGAGGGCACGCCGCCGCTCTCCCCCACGCCACCCGTCTCGCCCGCGCCGCTGGCGGCCAAGCCCGCCGCGACCATCGGGCCGGAGCAGACCTTCCTTATAGGCGTGGTGCGCCAGCTCCCCGAGCCGCCGCCCTGGATCGCCCCGCTGCAAATGCCGCCGGACGATCTCGGCATTGCCGGCGCTGAGCTTGGCATTCGCGACAACATGACCAGCGGCCGCTTCCTCAAGCTCGACTACAAGCTGTCGAGTGAAATCGTCCCGACCGATGGCGACCCGCTGCCGGCCGTGGCGAAGCTGGTCGAGGCCGGCAACCGTTTCATCCTGCTGGACGTGCCGCCGGATGCGCTGCTGAAGATCGCCGACACCTACAAGGATCGCGACATCATCTTCATCAATGTCGGCGCCACCGACGACCGGCTGCGGCAGAAGGACTGCCGGGCCAATGTGTTCCACATCGCCCCCAGCCGCTCCATGCTGACCGACGCGCTGGCGCAGTTCCTCGTCACCAAGCGCTGGCAGAACTGGTTCCTCATGGTCGGGCGTACCGACAATGACAAGCTCTATGCTGAGGCGGTGAAGCGTTCGGCGAAGAAATTCGGTGGCAAGATCGTCGCCGAAAAGACCTGGGACTACGGGCCGGATGCGCGCGCCACCGCCCAGTCGGAAGTGCCGCGCGGCACGCAGGTCGGCGATTACGACCTGCTGATCGTCGCCGATGAACTCGGCGAGTTCGGCGATATCCTGCCCTACAACACCTGGCTTCCTCGCCCGATCGCCGGCACGCAGGGGCTGATGGCGCTGTCCTGGCACCCGACGATGGAAAACTGGGGCGCCTCGCAGTTGCAGAGCCGCTTCTTCAAGCAGTCCAAGCGGATGATGCAGCCACTGGACTTCCAGATGTGGCAGGGTGTCTTCGCCGTCGGCTCGGCAAGCCTCAAGACCCGCAACAGCGACCCGGCCAAGGTCGAAGCGCAGATGCTGTCGCCGGATTACGACCTGCCGGTGTTCAAGGGCGTTGCCGCGAGCTTCCGCCCCTGGGATCACCAGTTGCGCCAGCCCATCCTGCTCACCCATGCGACCAATACGGTGACGCTCTCCCCGCAGGCTGGCTTCCTGCACCAGATCACACCGCTCGACACGCTGGGCTTCGACCGACCCGAAACGCTCTGCAAATTCCAATAA
- a CDS encoding DUF3280 domain-containing protein, with the protein MRIPVPAFRLPVSGFFLAALLVALGPGAAAHAATRVAVFDFELLDTSGEFDLRGPKPEEVHRLDLITDEVRHRLTQAGYDVLDLTPQQAQIAEAAPFRNCNNCELPIARALGAEIEVIGLVQKVSNLILNINFQLRDVATGQVLRAGSADIRNNTDESWLRGISYLVRNRLLDPPLTGKAAP; encoded by the coding sequence ATGAGAATTCCTGTTCCCGCCTTTCGCCTGCCGGTGTCCGGCTTCTTCCTCGCGGCGCTCCTGGTCGCGCTCGGTCCCGGTGCCGCCGCCCACGCCGCGACGCGGGTCGCGGTGTTCGACTTCGAGCTTCTCGATACCAGCGGCGAGTTCGACCTGCGCGGCCCCAAACCGGAGGAAGTGCACCGGCTCGACCTCATCACCGACGAGGTGCGGCACCGGCTGACGCAGGCGGGCTACGACGTGCTGGACCTCACGCCGCAACAGGCGCAGATCGCGGAAGCGGCGCCGTTCCGCAACTGCAACAATTGCGAATTGCCGATCGCCCGCGCGCTGGGCGCCGAGATCGAGGTGATCGGGCTGGTGCAGAAGGTCTCGAACCTCATTCTCAACATCAACTTTCAGCTTCGTGATGTAGCGACCGGGCAGGTGCTGCGGGCCGGCAGCGCCGATATCCGCAACAACACCGATGAATCCTGGCTGCGCGGTATCTCCTATCTGGTCCGCAACCGTCTGCTCGATCCGCCGCTCACCGGGAAGGCCGCGCCATGA